The sequence below is a genomic window from Polaribacter vadi.
AGACTTCCATTTTATCTATTGTTTCAGGTTTTAAGTTGTCTAAAGTAGCTTTATCTACAACTTTTCCATCAACAATTATTTTTGGATCATTTTTAGTACCAATGTCTCTTTTGTAACTTAAATCTAAATCGGAAATGGGTGTTGAACCCAATCCTTTAGTTGTAATTAAAACAACTCCATCAGGAGCCTTATATTTTGTGATAGCATCTTTTCCTTTAACAATAAATACAGAAGCTATTTTACTTTGATCAATTAGTTCCATTGGGAAATCGAAAATCTTTCCATCAACATAAATAATAGGTTTTGCACCCTCTTTTAATTTTACAAAAAGTTCTTCTTTTACATCTTTTTTCTCTTCTTCTTTTTGAGCTTGAATTGATGAAATAGTAAAGATCATTATAATTGAAGCGACTAATAATTTTTTCATGTTTTTTGTTTTTAACGGTTGATAAACTTTCTTTATTTGATAATTTTTTAATTTTTTGTGTACACAATTATAAAATCGGTTTCGATAATAATATTGTGGATTGTTTGTTTTACTTCAGCATCTGAAAACATGCTTTTTGCTTCATTTAATAAAGCCTCTTTCTCATTATAACTTAACTCATTTTCATTTAAAAACCCAAAATACAAAGAGACTAAAAGCAATATAGAAGCTGCTGCAGAGAAAATTCCAATTTTGAATCTGTTTTTTTTCGCAGTTTTTTTTTCAAAAGAGTTCCATAATTTATCATTTAAATTATAAGGTGTTTCTATTTTATTTTCTTCAACAAAACCTGCTAAAATTTTTATTTCTGATTCATTTTCACCAACCTCATCAAAAAGACGCTTCTCTTCTTTTAAAGAAGTTTCTCCGTTTTTATATTTTTCAATACGATTTTTAATAGTTTCCTCTTTCATAACTATATGTTTTTTCTAATGCAATACTTATCGTTTTTCTGGCTCTTGATAATAAGACTCTCACATTGGTTATTTTGAGCTCCATAATGGCTGCTATTTCCATAAATTCATAACCATCTAAATCTCTCATTATAAAAATTTCTCGCTGTTGATTGGGTAACTTTTTTAAAATCTCCTTAATAATTTCATTTAATTCTTGGCTTTCTATATAAGAATGTTCGTTTGAATCGCTTAATAGATTTAAATAAATTTCGCCATCATTTACTAAAATTCTTTTTTTTCTTAAAATATCTAAACAGTAATTACGAGCTGTTAAAAAAACAAAACCTTTTATATTTGGATGATTTTCCAGCTGATTTCTTTTCTCCCAAAGTTTTATCATTATTTCTTGAATAGCATCTTCTGCCTTAGTTTTATCGCCAAGTAAACGAACAACTAAGGGAAACAAACGTTCTGATAATGAAAAAATAGTAACTTTAAAATCGTTTTTGTTCATTCTATTTATATAACGTAAAACCGTATGTGTTTATAACAAAGAAATTGGTTTTATTTTTTAAATTGATAAATTCAGCTGAAAAAAGCGTTTAAAAAAGCAAATTACTCATTAAATATTTTAATTTAGATTTAAAATTTAAAAATGACAATTCAACAATTCAAAACCCAACTAAAAACCACTCCAACTTCAATTCAATTTGCAGAAACGATGCAAGTTATTGAAGATAATTACAATTTTACACCAACTACTTTTACAAACGGAAATATCAAAAATAAAGCTGGCGAAAACTCTGGTTCTTGCAAATTGTTTGCATTTGCCATTGATCAACAGCTAACAAAAGAAGAAACTTTAGCGTGTTTTGGTGAACATTATAAAAGTGTTTTAGAAGATAAAAAAGGAACATCACACCAAAATATTAGAAATTTTATGGAATTTGGTTTTGATGGTTTGACGTTTGAAAGTGAAGCTTTAGATAAGAAATAACTTCATATTTTGTTATAAAATGAATAAAGAGTTCACTGAACAAACTTTTTACGTAATTTTTTTTTATTTCAAATAACAAAATATAGTATAAAACTAAACGTAAATAAGTCCACAATTAGTTGATTACAATTAATAAGAAAATATTTTCTAACGTATTTTTGATGGAAATCATCAACTATATGGAAACCAAACACTATAATGTATTTGTAATTGGAAGTGGAATTGCAGGACAAACTGCTGCAGAAATCTGTGCAAAAAACGGACTTTCTGTTGCTATTGCAGATAAACAAGCATTTGGTGGAACGTGTGCTATAAGAGGTTGTGACCCCAAAAAAGTACTCTTACAATTTGCAGATTTAATGCAAAAAACGGAACAACTAAAAGGTTTAGGAATTAAAAAAGTTCCAGAAATTAGTTGGAAACATATTCAAAAATTTCAAAAACAATTTACTAAAAAAGTACCTAAACATACAGAAGATGATCTTACTAGTTTGAATATTGATTTGTATCATCAATCTCCAAAATTTATTAGCGAAAATGAAATTGAAGTTGAAGGCAAAAGAGTTTCTGCAGATAAATTTGTAATTGCTTCTGGTTTAACTCCAAGAAAATTAAAATTTAAAGGTGCTGAACATTTAAAAATAAGTGATGCTATTTTCAAATTAAAAAAAGTTCCAAAATCGGCAACATTTATTGGTTCAGGATATGTTGGCATGGAGTTTTGTTACTTATTATCTACTTTAGGTTGTAAAGTAACAATGATTGATAGAGGTTCTCAAGCCTTATCGCAATTCGATTCTTTTTTAGTTGAAAAGCTGGTTGCATCTATGTCAGAAAAAGGTGTTGAATTTATTTTTAATGCCGAAATTACATCCGTAGAAAAATTAAGAAAAAACTATAGAATTTCATATATTAAAAATGATAAAAAGAAAACCTTAAAATCTAACATCGTTTTTAATACTTCTGGTAGAGTGCCTGCAACTGAATTATTAGATTTAGAAAATGCAAATATCAAAAATGATGAATCTGGAATTATTGTAAACGATTTTTTAGTGAATGAAACCAATAAAAATGTTTTTGCTTGTGGAGATGTTTCTAGCAAATCTTTACCATTAACGCCACTTTCTGGCTTGCAAGGTTATATAGTTGGGAATAATATTGTAAAAGAAAATTCAAAAGAATTCTCAAATCCATTAGTACCTTCTGTGGTTTTTACGCACCCTAATTTAGCAACTGTTGGCTATTCTGAAGAAGAAGCTAAAAAACGCTATAAAAATATTATTGTTTTTAAAGGTGATGTTTCTAATTGGTACAATGCAAAAAAAGCCAATGAAAAATTATATGCTTATAAAATTATTGCCAATAAAAGAACTAATGAAATTGTTGGTGCCCATTTATTAAGTTTACAAGCCAATGAAACCATTAATATTTTTACAATTGCCATCAACAATAAAATGACTACAGATGCTTTTAAAAAGATGATTTTCACTTATCCTTCTTATGCAAGCGATTTAAAAAGTATGTTTAAAGATTCTTAATATTGATGCAAAAATTAATATCTGAAATTAAAAAGTGTACATTTTGTGAACCTCATTTAGATTTGGGAGCAAAGCCTATTGTGTCTTTTACAGAAAATTCTAAAATTTTATTAATTAGTCAAGCTCCAGGAAGAATTGCCCACGAAAAAAATTTAGCTTGGAATGATGCTAGTGGAAAAGTTTTAAGAAAATGGTTAAATATTTCATTTGATGACTTTTATAATCCAGATAATTTTGCAATTTTACCTTTAGGATTTTGTTATCCTGGAAAAGGAAAAACAGGAGACAAACCACCAAGAAAAGAATGTGCTCCTTTATGGCAACATAAAGTAATGCAGAATTTTAAAAATGTAAAACTTAAAATATTAATTGGTGGTTATTCTCAAAACTATTATCTGCCAAAATTCAAGAAACAAAATCTGACAAATAAAGTGCAAAATTACCAACAATTTTTGCCCGAGTTTTTTGTATTACCTCATCCTTCTCCAAGAAATCGTTTTTGGATGCAGAAAAACCCTTGGTTTGAAAAAAATGTAATTCCAGAATTACAAGAAAGAGTTGCATCAATTATAAAAACAGAAAACTCTAATATTTAGAGCCATCATGTTTGCCAACCTCAAAGCCATGTTTTCCTAAAAACTGATTTCCAGAATCAATAGCATCTTCTTCTAAAATTGTTCCCATAGAATCATTCCATCTATTTAGGTAACCAAAAAGAGAAATTACACCTAACATTTCTACAATTTCGCCTTCATCCCAATATTTATATAGTTCTTCTTTAATCTCTGCATTTACAGCATTTGGAACCATAGAAGCTGCTAAAGAAAAATTTAAAGCTGCTCTTTCTGCATCAGAAAAAGCGGAGTGCGTTTTGTATTCCCAAATATTATCTAATTGCTCTTGCTCTGCTCCATAACGTTCTGCAGCTCTAATTGCGTGTGCTTGGCAATATCTACAACCTGTTGCATTACTAGAAACCCAAGCTATCATTCTTTTTAAGGCAGATGTAACTCTACCTTCATTTGCCATAACAGCTTTATTTAAATTGATAAATGCTTTAGAAATTGCGGGTCTTCTTTGCATTGTTAAAACCGAATTTGGGCAAAACCCCAAAGTTTCATTAAAGAATGTTGCTAATTCTTTAGTTTCTAAATCATGTTCTGCTGATAAGGGTGTTACTAATGCCATAGTATTATTTTCTTATTAAACTGAAATTTCCTATTTTTTCAATTGAAAATCCGTTTATATCTGTTAAAATTGCTCTAAACCAATAACTATTTGAAGGTGATTTTTTCCCTTGATAATCGCCATTCCAACCTTGGCTATTTTCATCAAATTTAAAAATTAAATTTCCAAACCTATTAAAAATAAAAATTTCTGATGTTGGATAAAATACTCTATCAAATCCTGAAATTTTCCAAAAATCATTAACTCCATCTTCATTTGGTGTAAAGAATTTTGGATATCCTAATATGGAAAACGCAAAAGATCCTGTTCCACAACCACCTTTATCTCTTACATATAAAGTGTGCATTCCTGTTGATAAATTTTGGAAAAAAACTTCATTTTTATAAATACCAAATTCATCATCAATAGCATATTCATAATCTCCATTTCCTAAATTTGGGTTAGCAACTTGTATGGAATTGTTATCAGAATCATCAGTAATAATTACATCATCTTTTGTAATGGTTGCTTTTTCAGATTTTCTAACTACAATTGTTTGTTCTAAAGATTCACAACCCGCTTCAGAAATTGCCAAAACTGAATAAAACCCTGAAGATGTAACCGTTATTGTTTCTAAATTTC
It includes:
- a CDS encoding uracil-DNA glycosylase family protein; the encoded protein is MQKLISEIKKCTFCEPHLDLGAKPIVSFTENSKILLISQAPGRIAHEKNLAWNDASGKVLRKWLNISFDDFYNPDNFAILPLGFCYPGKGKTGDKPPRKECAPLWQHKVMQNFKNVKLKILIGGYSQNYYLPKFKKQNLTNKVQNYQQFLPEFFVLPHPSPRNRFWMQKNPWFEKNVIPELQERVASIIKTENSNI
- a CDS encoding dihydrolipoyl dehydrogenase family protein codes for the protein MEIINYMETKHYNVFVIGSGIAGQTAAEICAKNGLSVAIADKQAFGGTCAIRGCDPKKVLLQFADLMQKTEQLKGLGIKKVPEISWKHIQKFQKQFTKKVPKHTEDDLTSLNIDLYHQSPKFISENEIEVEGKRVSADKFVIASGLTPRKLKFKGAEHLKISDAIFKLKKVPKSATFIGSGYVGMEFCYLLSTLGCKVTMIDRGSQALSQFDSFLVEKLVASMSEKGVEFIFNAEITSVEKLRKNYRISYIKNDKKKTLKSNIVFNTSGRVPATELLDLENANIKNDESGIIVNDFLVNETNKNVFACGDVSSKSLPLTPLSGLQGYIVGNNIVKENSKEFSNPLVPSVVFTHPNLATVGYSEEEAKKRYKNIIVFKGDVSNWYNAKKANEKLYAYKIIANKRTNEIVGAHLLSLQANETINIFTIAINNKMTTDAFKKMIFTYPSYASDLKSMFKDS
- a CDS encoding RNA polymerase sigma factor, producing the protein MNKNDFKVTIFSLSERLFPLVVRLLGDKTKAEDAIQEIMIKLWEKRNQLENHPNIKGFVFLTARNYCLDILRKKRILVNDGEIYLNLLSDSNEHSYIESQELNEIIKEILKKLPNQQREIFIMRDLDGYEFMEIAAIMELKITNVRVLLSRARKTISIALEKTYSYERGNY
- a CDS encoding carboxymuconolactone decarboxylase family protein, which gives rise to MALVTPLSAEHDLETKELATFFNETLGFCPNSVLTMQRRPAISKAFINLNKAVMANEGRVTSALKRMIAWVSSNATGCRYCQAHAIRAAERYGAEQEQLDNIWEYKTHSAFSDAERAALNFSLAASMVPNAVNAEIKEELYKYWDEGEIVEMLGVISLFGYLNRWNDSMGTILEEDAIDSGNQFLGKHGFEVGKHDGSKY
- a CDS encoding HopJ type III effector protein, which codes for MTIQQFKTQLKTTPTSIQFAETMQVIEDNYNFTPTTFTNGNIKNKAGENSGSCKLFAFAIDQQLTKEETLACFGEHYKSVLEDKKGTSHQNIRNFMEFGFDGLTFESEALDKK